The following proteins come from a genomic window of Lolium rigidum isolate FL_2022 chromosome 5, APGP_CSIRO_Lrig_0.1, whole genome shotgun sequence:
- the LOC124652801 gene encoding expansin-B2-like, translating to MAGVTSNGAVALVVVALLSLVVPSVRSAVDNGVSAARSYNSGWLPAKATWYGQPNGAGPDDNGGACGFKNVNQYPLSAMTSCGNEPLFQGGAGCGTCYQIRCTRTNNPACSSQTKTVVITDMNYYPVAKYHFDLSGTAFGALAMPGQNDQLRHAGIIDMQFRRVPCNFAGMKLGFYVLRGANPNYLPVLVQYANRDGTVVKMDLMRSTNGRPTGRWEPMYRSWGSVWRCDSRDALLGPLSLRVTSESGKTLVANNVIPNGWKGDTSYSSNIQFS from the exons ATGGCTGGTGTCACCAGCAATGGCGCCGTCGCGCTTGTCGTTGTCGCGCTCCTCTCCCTTGTCGTCCCGTCCGTCCGTTCTGCAGTCGACAACGGCGTCTCCGCCGCTAGATCCTACAACTCCGGCTGGCTCCCCGCCAAGGCCACCTGGTACGGCCAGCCCAACGGCGCCGGCCCCGACGACAACG GTGGTGCTTGCGGCTTCAAGAACGTGAACCAGTACCCCTTGTCCGCCATGACTTCGTGCGGCAACGAGCCCCTCTTCCAGGGTGGCGCTGGCTGCGGCACCTGCTACCAG ATACGGTGCACGAGAACCAACAACCCTGCGTGCTCCAGCCAGACAAAGACGGTGGTGATCACCGACATGAACTACTACCCCGTGGCCAAGTACCACTTCGACCTCAGCGGCACGGCGTTCGGCGCGCTGGCGATGCCGGGCCAGAACGACCAGCTCCGGCACGCGGGCATCATTGACATGCAGTTCAGGAGGGTGCCCTGCAACTTCGCCGGCATGAAGCTGGGCTTCTACGTCCTGCGTGGCGCCAACCCCAACTACCTCCCGGTGCTGGTGCAGTATGCCAACCGGGACGGCACCGTCGTGAAGATGGACCTCATGCGCTCCACGAACGGCCGCCCCACAGGGCGATGGGAGCCCATGTACCGCTCCTGGGGCTCTGTCTGGCGGTGCGACTCCAGGGACGCGCTGCTGGGGCCGCTCTCGCTGCGCGTCACCAGCGAGTCCGGCAAGACGCTTGTCGCCAACAATGTCATCCCCAATGGCTGGAAGGGCGACACCAGCTACTCGTCCAACATCCAGTTCTCTTGA
- the LOC124652802 gene encoding expansin-B2-like, with protein MASVSTNAVALVALLSMLVPSARSAVDYSISAARSYNSGWLPAKATWYGRPNGAGPDDNGGACGFKNVNQYPLSAMTSCGNEPLFQGGAGCGTCYQIRCTRANNPSCSGQTKTVVITDMNYYPVAKYHFDLSGTAFGALAMPGRNDQLRHAGIIDMQFRRVPCNFAGMKLGFYVLRGANPNYLPVLVQYANRDGTVVKMDLMRSRNSRPTGRWEPMYRSWGSVWRCDSRDALLGPLSLRVTSESGKTLVANNVIPNGWKGDTSYSSNVQFR; from the exons ATGGCTAGCGTCAGCACCAATGCCGTCGCGCTGGTCGCACTCCTCTCGATGCTAGTCCCGTCCGCCCGTTCTGCAGTCGACTACAGCATCTCCGCCGCTAGATCCTACAACTCCGGCTGGCTCCCCGCCAAGGCCACCTGGTACGGCCGCCCCAACGGCGCCGGCCCCGACGACAACG GTGGTGCTTGCGGCTTCAAGAACGTGAACCAGTACCCGCTCTCCGCCATGACGTCCTGCGGCAACGAGCCCCTGTTCCAGGGCGGCGCCGGCTGCGGCACCTGCTACCAG ATACGATGCACGAGAGCCAACAACCCTTCGTGCTCCGGCCAGACCAAGACGGTGGTGATCACCGACATGAACTACTACCCCGTGGCCAAGTACCACTTCGACCTCAGCGGCACGGCGTTCGGCGCGCTCGCGATGCCGGGCCGGAACGACCAGCTCCGGCACGCCGGCATCATCGACATGCAGTTCAGGAGGGTGCCCTGCAACTTCGCCGGCATGAAGCTGGGCTTCTACGTCCTGCGGGGCGCCAACCCCAACTACCTCCCGGTGCTGGTGCAGTACGCCAACCGGGACGGCACCGTCGTGAAGATGGACCTCATGCGCTCCAGGAACAGCCGCCCCACGGGGCGATGGGAGCCCATGTACCGCTCCTGGGGCTCCGTCTGGCGCTGCGACTCCAGGGACGCGCTGCTGGGGCCGCTCTCCCTGCGCGTCACAAGCGAGTCCGGCAAGACGCTCGTCGCCAACAATGTCATCCCCAATGGCTGGAAGGGCGACACCAGCTACTCATCTAACGTCCAGTTCCGTTGA